The proteins below are encoded in one region of Selenihalanaerobacter shriftii:
- a CDS encoding helix-turn-helix domain-containing protein, which translates to MRQSNYIIEREKGKHLKLGARKIIAHLYNKQNKNYSEIAREMNCHRTTISREIKKGLTTFKNADWSDREVYVPEIAQGVYDE; encoded by the coding sequence ATGCGTCAAAGTAATTATATCATAGAAAGAGAAAAAGGGAAACATTTAAAACTAGGAGCTCGTAAGATTATTGCTCATTTATATAATAAGCAAAATAAAAATTATAGTGAAATAGCCCGAGAAATGAACTGTCATAGGACAACAATAAGCCGAGAAATAAAAAAGGGTTTAACTACTTTTAAAAACGCAGATTGGTCTGATAGAGAAGTTTATGTGCCAGAAATAGCCCAAGGGGTATATGATGAAAA
- a CDS encoding Tex family protein: MAQQDINRKLANKLNLKYKQTKDTVDLLEDGNTIPFISRYRKEVTGELDESQLRELNDELEYLKNLIDRKEKVIELIDKQDKLTDELEDKIKAASKLQTVEDLYRPYRQKRRTRATKAKEKGLKPLAESFLAQELESGSVVDKAEEYLDPENDLTEIKEILQGVRDIIAEHVSDQPKIRKLVRDLTFSRGNISSEVIDDEDTNFLDYHEFSEEIEKLPPHRTLAINRGEQEDILRVRANGPDEIILNKIKKIIIKNQNSIFLNQIEKAIEDGYQRLVAPSIAREVRSKLTEEAEEHAIDLFADNLKNLLLQPPVRDKRVLAIDPGFRTGSKVAVVDEIGNLLSIATIYPHPPQKELVEAKEKIKELVLKHGVDIIVIGNGTASRETEAFVAEVITELDRDAQYIIVSEAGASVYSASEVAQKEFPELDVSIRGAVSIARRLQDPLAELVKIDPKHIGVGMYQHDLNQGNLEKSLEAVVESVVNYVGVDLNMASTSLLKYVAGINERVAGNIVNWREENGKFTKRKELKDVYGVGPKTFTQAAGFLRIYDGEDKLAVTPIHPESYSVTQQLLEKINFKLNKLDLSEHKAKLKDRLNNLNVEELAEDLEVGIPTLMDIRQALLRPGRDPREELPKPILKQEVTKLEDLKTGMILQGTVRNVVDFGAFVDIGVKDDGLVHISELSSEYVKDPLEVVKVGDIVKVKILEIDINRKRISLTMNFQ, translated from the coding sequence ATGGCCCAACAAGATATTAATCGAAAATTAGCTAATAAATTAAATTTGAAATATAAGCAGACAAAGGATACAGTAGATTTATTGGAAGATGGAAACACTATTCCATTTATATCTAGATATAGAAAAGAAGTAACTGGTGAATTAGATGAAAGTCAACTTAGAGAATTAAATGATGAATTAGAGTATTTAAAAAATTTGATTGATAGAAAAGAAAAAGTAATTGAATTAATAGATAAACAGGATAAATTAACTGATGAATTAGAGGATAAGATTAAAGCGGCATCTAAATTGCAGACTGTAGAAGACTTATATCGACCTTATCGTCAGAAAAGAAGAACTAGAGCCACTAAAGCTAAAGAAAAAGGATTAAAACCATTAGCTGAATCATTTTTGGCACAAGAATTAGAGAGTGGTTCTGTAGTAGACAAAGCTGAAGAATATTTAGACCCAGAAAATGATTTAACAGAAATTAAAGAAATATTGCAAGGAGTACGAGATATTATTGCTGAGCATGTTTCTGATCAACCTAAGATCAGAAAATTAGTTAGAGATTTAACATTTTCTAGAGGAAACATTAGTTCTGAAGTAATAGATGATGAGGATACTAATTTTTTAGATTACCATGAATTTAGTGAGGAGATAGAGAAACTTCCGCCCCACCGAACTTTAGCTATTAATCGTGGTGAACAGGAAGATATCCTACGTGTTAGAGCAAATGGGCCAGATGAAATTATTCTAAATAAGATAAAGAAAATTATAATTAAAAACCAAAATAGTATATTTTTAAATCAGATAGAGAAAGCCATAGAAGATGGCTATCAGCGTTTAGTTGCTCCATCAATTGCTAGGGAAGTTAGAAGTAAATTAACTGAAGAGGCTGAAGAGCATGCAATTGATCTTTTCGCAGATAACTTAAAGAACTTACTTTTACAACCTCCGGTTAGAGATAAACGGGTATTAGCAATTGACCCAGGGTTTAGAACCGGATCAAAAGTAGCTGTTGTTGACGAGATAGGGAACTTATTATCTATAGCTACCATTTATCCTCATCCGCCTCAAAAAGAGCTAGTAGAAGCCAAAGAGAAAATTAAGGAATTAGTATTAAAACATGGAGTTGATATTATAGTTATTGGTAACGGTACAGCTTCTCGTGAGACCGAGGCCTTCGTAGCAGAAGTCATTACAGAACTAGATAGAGATGCACAGTATATTATAGTTAGCGAGGCAGGAGCTTCAGTTTATTCCGCATCTGAGGTGGCTCAAAAGGAATTTCCGGAATTAGATGTTTCAATAAGAGGAGCAGTTTCCATAGCTAGAAGGCTACAAGATCCATTAGCTGAATTAGTTAAAATTGACCCTAAACATATTGGAGTTGGAATGTATCAACATGATCTTAATCAAGGTAATTTGGAGAAGTCTTTAGAAGCTGTAGTGGAATCAGTAGTAAATTATGTAGGGGTAGATTTAAATATGGCTTCTACATCATTATTAAAATATGTAGCAGGTATTAATGAAAGGGTAGCAGGTAATATAGTTAATTGGCGAGAAGAGAATGGTAAATTCACTAAAAGAAAAGAGTTAAAGGATGTATATGGAGTAGGTCCTAAGACTTTCACACAAGCTGCTGGTTTCTTAAGGATTTATGATGGAGAGGACAAGTTAGCAGTAACCCCAATCCATCCAGAATCCTATTCTGTTACTCAACAATTGCTAGAGAAGATAAATTTTAAACTAAATAAGTTAGATTTATCTGAGCATAAAGCTAAATTAAAGGATAGATTAAACAATTTAAATGTTGAAGAATTAGCTGAAGATTTAGAAGTGGGGATACCTACATTAATGGATATTAGACAAGCATTATTAAGACCAGGGAGAGATCCAAGAGAAGAATTACCAAAACCTATTTTAAAACAAGAAGTAACTAAATTAGAAGATTTGAAAACTGGAATGATATTACAAGGGACTGTTCGAAATGTAGTAGATTTTGGAGCATTTGTAGATATAGGAGTTAAAGATGATGGTTTAGTCCATATATCTGAATTAAGTTCAGAATATGTTAAAGACCCATTAGAAGTTGTAAAGGTGGGTGATATAGTTAAAGTGAAAATTTTAGAAATAGATATAAATCGTAAGAGAATATCTTTAACAATGAATTTTCAATGA
- a CDS encoding FtsB family cell division protein — protein MKKGNVNRNSTDELTNIFLKYINKFKKYAKTSKKLMIVSLIILVSIVYSFFKADAKIKNMKHRLRGLETEAKKLNREVSILNRKLDRVNSNEFIEEIARKDLGLVKPGETLYIIIEEDNSQDK, from the coding sequence ATGAAAAAAGGGAATGTTAACAGAAATTCAACAGATGAACTAACAAATATATTCTTGAAATATATAAATAAGTTTAAAAAATATGCTAAAACTTCTAAAAAGCTTATGATAGTTTCATTAATAATATTAGTTTCTATAGTATATAGTTTCTTTAAAGCTGATGCGAAAATAAAAAATATGAAACATAGATTAAGAGGGCTGGAAACAGAAGCTAAAAAATTAAATAGAGAAGTAAGTATATTAAATAGAAAATTAGATAGAGTAAATTCGAATGAATTCATAGAAGAGATAGCTAGAAAAGATTTAGGTTTAGTGAAACCAGGTGAGACATTATACATAATAATAGAGGAAGATAACAGCCAGGATAAATAA
- the yabQ gene encoding spore cortex biosynthesis protein YabQ, with protein MVSLEIQFKTFIYMLLFGHFLAFTFDFYRVFRSFGYLDNIATRIIDFIFCLLAGIITFIILLKSNLGEIRIYIFFSLGLGILIYNRLFSKYAITSFRVILEEIIKIIRKSFKLIKKLYKIIEGAFLKIKEKINSFKT; from the coding sequence ATGGTATCATTAGAAATTCAATTTAAAACGTTCATATATATGTTATTATTTGGACATTTTTTAGCTTTTACTTTTGATTTTTATCGTGTATTTAGGAGTTTTGGATACTTAGATAATATAGCTACAAGAATAATTGATTTTATTTTTTGCCTACTAGCTGGAATCATAACTTTTATTATATTGTTAAAGAGTAATTTAGGGGAGATTAGAATTTATATATTTTTTAGTCTAGGTTTAGGGATTTTAATCTATAATCGATTATTTAGCAAGTATGCTATCACATCTTTTCGGGTAATCTTAGAAGAAATAATTAAAATAATTAGAAAAAGCTTTAAATTAATCAAAAAATTGTATAAAATAATAGAAGGCGCATTTTTAAAAATTAAAGAAAAAATCAATAGTTTTAAGACTTAA
- the yabP gene encoding sporulation protein YabP, which produces MSKHQVKLSGRELIEIFGVIEVINFSEVEISLATELGSLYIKGEDLNIKRLNLDDGELIIEGYVIRLDYSEQATAGGFLGNLFK; this is translated from the coding sequence ATGAGTAAACATCAAGTTAAGCTAAGTGGTCGTGAATTAATAGAGATATTTGGTGTAATTGAAGTAATTAATTTTAGTGAAGTAGAGATTTCATTGGCAACAGAATTAGGTTCTTTGTATATAAAAGGAGAAGATTTAAATATTAAAAGATTGAATTTAGATGATGGAGAATTAATAATTGAGGGATATGTTATAAGATTAGATTATTCTGAGCAGGCCACTGCTGGAGGATTTCTCGGCAATCTTTTCAAATAG
- a CDS encoding MetS family NSS transporter small subunit, with translation MPGSAIAMLIFGSVVLYGGLAYCLKIAIKSDKKL, from the coding sequence ATGCCAGGTTCAGCAATTGCTATGTTGATTTTTGGAAGTGTAGTCTTATATGGAGGATTAGCTTATTGTTTAAAGATTGCTATTAAATCTGATAAGAAACTTTAA
- a CDS encoding sodium-dependent transporter, whose translation MEKKRGQWNTRSAFVLAAIGSAAGLGNAWRFPYTAYANGGGAFLIPYFVALFTAGIPLIILEYAVGHKTQQGAPGAFKKIKETWEGLGWWAVLISFVIMSYYGAIMAWIWKYLAGSFSVAWKSGVADYFYKEVLHLSSGPGELGGFSIPVLIGIVITWAFIYYILRNGVTGVGKVVMFTVPVPVILLIVLAIRAVTLPGAIEGLTYYLQPDFSVLTDPQVWLAAYGQVFFSLSLGFGIMIAYASYLPEDSDITNNALITTFANCGISFLSGFGIFGTLGYMAQAKGVAVSEVVDAGVGLAFVTYPEAISLLPGGPVAQTIFALVFFLILLTLGIDSAFSITESVIAGFDDKWPGKKKKVIQLVCLSGLGAGLLFATKGGLYWLDIIDHFVNGFGLAVVGLFECIIIGWVYGPKNLREYINPISEIKIGAWWDIMIKYITPLILIWSVVNSVIQEFSKPYGDYPQWALNVGWGVAIGAVVLGFAVFAKMKGTEETVEQEGINA comes from the coding sequence ATGGAAAAGAAAAGAGGTCAATGGAATACAAGATCAGCTTTTGTTTTAGCAGCAATCGGTTCAGCAGCTGGATTAGGTAATGCTTGGCGGTTTCCTTATACAGCTTACGCTAATGGGGGTGGAGCTTTTCTAATTCCTTACTTTGTAGCATTATTCACAGCTGGAATCCCATTAATAATTTTAGAATATGCAGTAGGTCATAAGACACAGCAAGGTGCTCCTGGAGCATTTAAAAAGATTAAGGAAACTTGGGAAGGCCTTGGCTGGTGGGCTGTTTTAATTAGTTTTGTAATTATGTCTTATTATGGAGCTATTATGGCTTGGATTTGGAAGTATTTAGCTGGTTCATTTAGTGTAGCTTGGAAATCAGGGGTAGCTGACTATTTTTATAAAGAGGTATTACATTTATCTTCTGGTCCAGGAGAGCTAGGTGGATTTAGTATTCCGGTTTTAATCGGTATAGTAATTACTTGGGCATTTATATATTATATTTTACGGAATGGTGTTACTGGTGTAGGAAAAGTAGTAATGTTTACTGTTCCAGTGCCTGTTATTCTATTAATAGTACTGGCTATCAGAGCTGTTACTTTGCCAGGAGCTATTGAAGGATTAACTTATTATTTACAGCCGGATTTTTCAGTTTTAACTGACCCGCAGGTTTGGTTAGCAGCTTATGGACAGGTTTTCTTTAGTTTGAGTTTAGGTTTTGGTATTATGATTGCTTATGCAAGTTACCTGCCGGAAGATAGTGATATTACAAATAATGCTTTGATTACTACATTTGCTAACTGTGGAATTAGTTTCTTATCTGGATTCGGTATCTTTGGTACTTTAGGTTATATGGCCCAGGCTAAAGGTGTGGCGGTCTCAGAAGTAGTCGATGCTGGTGTAGGATTAGCTTTTGTAACTTATCCAGAGGCTATAAGTCTATTACCGGGAGGACCAGTCGCCCAGACAATCTTTGCTCTTGTCTTCTTCTTGATACTATTAACATTAGGTATAGATTCAGCTTTCTCAATTACAGAATCAGTAATTGCTGGGTTTGATGATAAGTGGCCTGGTAAAAAGAAGAAGGTTATACAATTAGTCTGTTTAAGTGGACTAGGTGCTGGTTTATTATTTGCCACTAAAGGTGGGTTATATTGGTTAGATATAATAGATCATTTTGTTAATGGCTTTGGTTTAGCAGTAGTTGGGTTATTTGAATGTATTATAATTGGTTGGGTTTATGGACCAAAGAACTTACGTGAATATATAAATCCAATCTCTGAAATTAAGATTGGAGCTTGGTGGGACATTATGATTAAGTATATAACTCCTCTTATTTTAATTTGGTCAGTAGTTAATAGTGTAATTCAAGAATTTAGCAAACCATATGGAGATTATCCTCAATGGGCATTAAATGTTGGTTGGGGTGTTGCTATTGGAGCAGTAGTTCTTGGTTTTGCTGTCTTTGCTAAAATGAAAGGTACTGAAGAAACAGTAGAACAGGAAGGTATAAATGCATAA
- a CDS encoding SpoIID/LytB domain-containing protein, with translation MGLLRSKRVNYYVFLVLIALLILFAGCSQNQQQGKTKVKGLTTEEIEKIEEPAIKVETEEGQTKEMKMEEYIAGVVAGEMKKDWPTDAYGAQAILARTFALKRLEQKGSNVISGSHKEAQAYRPQNITDEIKKAIEKTRGEVIIYNGDYITGWFHSSAGGQTTSAKVGLAYNKKEPPYIISVKSPDQHAPDDIKSWSVSFENNDILQVLKQVGVKNAQTVQDIKILDRDKTERAIDMEISYDGGKKKMKAANFRIAIGPDKLKSTLIKSIEKSGDKFTFKGSGYGHGVGMSQWGAFAMAKEGKSPEEIIAHYFKDVKIGKKWD, from the coding sequence TTGGGATTATTAAGAAGTAAGAGGGTTAATTACTATGTATTTTTAGTACTAATCGCATTATTAATTCTATTTGCTGGTTGTAGCCAAAACCAACAACAAGGTAAAACTAAGGTGAAGGGGCTTACTACTGAAGAAATTGAAAAAATAGAAGAGCCTGCTATTAAAGTAGAGACAGAAGAAGGTCAAACAAAAGAGATGAAGATGGAAGAATATATTGCAGGGGTAGTGGCAGGTGAGATGAAGAAAGATTGGCCTACTGATGCTTACGGGGCACAAGCAATTCTTGCTCGAACTTTTGCTTTAAAGAGGTTGGAACAAAAAGGGAGCAATGTGATTAGTGGTAGTCATAAAGAAGCTCAAGCATATAGACCGCAAAATATTACAGATGAAATTAAAAAAGCTATAGAAAAGACTCGTGGTGAAGTTATCATTTATAATGGAGATTATATTACTGGTTGGTTCCATTCTAGTGCGGGTGGTCAAACAACTAGTGCTAAAGTTGGCTTGGCTTATAATAAGAAAGAACCACCATATATTATTAGTGTTAAATCTCCTGATCAACATGCTCCTGATGATATCAAATCATGGTCTGTAAGTTTTGAGAATAATGATATTTTACAAGTATTAAAGCAAGTGGGGGTAAAGAATGCACAGACAGTACAAGATATAAAGATACTAGATAGAGATAAAACTGAAAGAGCTATAGATATGGAAATAAGTTATGATGGTGGTAAAAAGAAAATGAAAGCTGCTAACTTTAGAATAGCAATTGGACCAGATAAATTAAAGTCTACTTTGATTAAATCAATAGAAAAATCAGGAGACAAATTTACTTTCAAAGGTAGTGGGTATGGACATGGTGTAGGTATGAGTCAATGGGGAGCCTTTGCTATGGCTAAAGAAGGTAAATCTCCTGAAGAAATAATTGCTCATTATTTTAAAGATGTCAAGATTGGGAAGAAGTGGGATTAA
- a CDS encoding D-alanyl-D-alanine carboxypeptidase family protein, with protein sequence MKRKLMICFLIITLGLFSSFPAIAAGFDVKADSAILIEAKTGQVLFTKNVNRELPPASMTKIMTLLLSMEAIDSGQITLDDTVITSEFASSMGGSQIYLAPKEKMDVETLLKSIAIASANDACVAISEYIGGTEGSFVEMMNQKVKELGLEHTNFKNSTGLPTDSGKHYSSAKDMAIMARELVNNHPKVLEWTNIWIDKIRDGEFTLYNTNGLIDYYPGADGLKTGWTDEAGYCLTATANRDDMRLISVVMKTDSKEARIEESAKLLSYGFSRFTLERMVKKGEDIGKVQVKEGKKLEVGVEAAADLQTVVQAGGNEIERKIEIDKVVKAPVKKGQILGEVVLIQSEKRLGSVKLVAKESVERAGILTRLIRMIKEFLLSFFK encoded by the coding sequence ATGAAAAGGAAATTAATGATTTGTTTTTTAATAATTACTTTGGGTTTATTTAGTTCATTCCCAGCTATTGCAGCAGGATTTGATGTGAAGGCTGATTCAGCAATTTTAATAGAGGCAAAGACGGGTCAAGTTTTATTTACAAAGAATGTTAATCGAGAATTACCACCGGCTAGTATGACTAAAATAATGACTCTTTTGTTATCTATGGAGGCAATTGATTCAGGGCAAATTACATTAGATGATACAGTGATTACTAGTGAATTCGCTTCTTCAATGGGGGGGTCTCAAATCTATTTGGCTCCAAAAGAAAAGATGGATGTAGAGACTTTATTAAAGTCTATAGCTATTGCGTCTGCTAATGATGCTTGTGTAGCTATAAGTGAATATATAGGTGGAACGGAAGGTAGTTTTGTAGAAATGATGAATCAGAAAGTTAAAGAATTAGGACTAGAACATACTAATTTTAAAAATTCTACTGGTTTACCGACTGATAGTGGTAAACATTATAGTAGCGCTAAGGATATGGCAATAATGGCTAGAGAATTAGTTAATAATCATCCTAAAGTTTTAGAGTGGACAAATATTTGGATAGATAAGATTAGAGATGGAGAGTTTACTCTTTATAATACTAATGGGTTAATTGATTATTATCCAGGAGCAGATGGACTTAAGACCGGTTGGACTGATGAAGCAGGCTACTGTTTAACAGCAACTGCTAATAGAGATGATATGCGGTTAATTTCAGTAGTGATGAAAACTGATAGTAAAGAGGCTAGAATAGAAGAGTCGGCTAAGTTATTAAGTTATGGCTTTAGCAGATTTACTCTAGAAAGAATGGTTAAAAAAGGTGAAGATATAGGTAAGGTTCAAGTAAAAGAAGGTAAAAAATTAGAGGTAGGAGTTGAAGCAGCAGCTGATTTACAGACTGTTGTGCAAGCTGGAGGCAATGAGATAGAGCGAAAAATAGAGATTGATAAAGTAGTAAAAGCTCCAGTAAAGAAGGGGCAAATATTAGGGGAAGTGGTTTTAATTCAATCAGAAAAAAGATTAGGAAGTGTTAAATTAGTTGCTAAAGAAAGTGTTGAGCGAGCAGGAATCTTAACTAGATTGATTAGAATGATTAAGGAGTTTTTATTAAGCTTTTTCAAATAA
- the yabN gene encoding bifunctional methyltransferase/pyrophosphohydrolase YabN, whose translation MESKKGTLTIIGLGPGKMEDLTLGAHKALEEVDKLFIRTKEHPIIDELVGDNLDFNTFDKVYEREDNFEQVYEVIAKRLIQEINKGLNIGYAVPGNPLVAEKSVQNLLNRLPNEKLDIISGESFLDVLFTLLNIDPIEGMQVLDALSFAAEDIQFNQNIILTQVYNRLIASDVKLTLLEVYPENHQIQVVKAAGIVGLEKKVEIPLYQLDRLEWVDHLTSVYIPPLHVEQRNKFNKLEVFNTLVRIMEKLRSPNGCPWDLEQDHLSLRPYLIEETYEVLEEIENGDRFGLCEELGDLLLQVIFHAQIAKEENNFDIEDVIYSISEKMIRRHPHVFGDEDLSTSDDVLKKWDEIKASEKSFSSKDFKSVLDITDGLPALMEAQKVQKKAAGVGFDWPIINQVLDKLEEELSEFKEALTIGQKSKIREELGDVLFATVNVGRFLELDLELVLRDATQKFKKRFRYIEKAVRKTENDLNDMTLNELEELWQQAKEELN comes from the coding sequence ATGGAATCTAAGAAAGGAACTTTAACAATAATTGGTTTGGGTCCAGGTAAGATGGAAGATTTAACTTTAGGAGCTCATAAGGCTTTAGAGGAAGTAGACAAGCTTTTTATAAGAACTAAAGAACATCCTATTATTGATGAATTAGTAGGAGATAATTTAGATTTTAATACGTTTGATAAGGTTTATGAAAGGGAAGATAACTTTGAACAGGTATATGAAGTGATTGCTAAGAGGCTTATTCAGGAGATAAATAAAGGTTTAAATATAGGCTATGCAGTACCTGGTAATCCCTTAGTAGCTGAAAAGTCTGTTCAAAACTTATTAAATAGATTACCTAATGAAAAATTAGATATTATTTCGGGAGAAAGTTTTTTAGATGTGCTTTTTACTCTATTAAATATAGATCCTATAGAAGGAATGCAGGTTTTAGATGCTCTAAGCTTTGCAGCAGAGGATATACAATTTAATCAAAATATAATTTTAACTCAAGTATATAATCGTTTAATCGCTTCTGATGTAAAGTTGACATTACTAGAGGTTTATCCTGAAAATCATCAGATTCAGGTGGTTAAAGCTGCTGGTATTGTTGGTTTAGAAAAGAAAGTAGAAATTCCTTTATATCAATTGGATAGGCTAGAATGGGTAGATCATTTAACTAGTGTTTACATACCTCCATTACATGTAGAACAAAGAAATAAATTCAACAAATTAGAAGTATTTAATACTTTAGTTAGGATTATGGAGAAATTACGGAGTCCTAATGGTTGTCCATGGGATTTAGAACAGGATCATCTTTCTTTACGACCATATTTAATTGAAGAGACTTATGAAGTATTAGAAGAAATAGAAAATGGAGATAGGTTTGGATTATGTGAAGAGTTAGGAGATCTGTTATTACAGGTTATTTTCCATGCTCAGATAGCTAAAGAAGAGAATAATTTTGATATAGAGGATGTTATTTATAGTATTTCAGAAAAAATGATTAGAAGACATCCTCATGTTTTTGGGGATGAGGATTTATCTACTTCTGATGATGTTTTAAAAAAATGGGATGAAATAAAAGCAAGTGAAAAATCATTTTCTTCAAAAGATTTTAAATCAGTTTTAGACATTACTGATGGCTTACCAGCTTTAATGGAAGCTCAGAAGGTACAAAAAAAAGCAGCAGGTGTAGGATTTGATTGGCCAATAATTAACCAGGTTTTGGATAAACTAGAAGAAGAATTAAGTGAGTTTAAGGAAGCTTTAACTATTGGACAGAAGTCTAAAATCAGGGAAGAATTAGGTGATGTACTTTTTGCTACTGTTAATGTAGGTAGATTTTTAGAATTAGATTTAGAGTTAGTCTTGCGTGATGCTACTCAAAAATTTAAAAAAAGGTTTAGATATATAGAAAAAGCAGTGAGAAAGACTGAAAATGATCTTAATGATATGACTTTGAATGAATTAGAAGAATTATGGCAGCAAGCTAAAGAAGAGTTAAACTGA
- the spoVB gene encoding stage V sporulation protein B, whose amino-acid sequence MDEDNKQGFLQGALILTLAAFISKSMGLVYRILLTRLINKEGIGLYQMAYPIYTIILVISRSGIPVAISKLVSEKIAENNRKSAYRIFRIALSISVVLGLIFSVGLILTAKPIAENILRDSRAFYSVLAIAPAIFFVSIMASYRGFFQGLQTMNPTAISQVVEQLVRMSTMLLLAYFLLSKGVEFAAAGAAFGAVTGAIAGLGVLLYIYGKHKQAINKFALSGEGDKTPVYKILHRIATLAIPVTFGALVLPLMQFVDATLIPWRLQEAGFTVHEATGLYGDFAGMAMVLVNFPTIITVSLAASLVPAISEAFALGKNALIKARTQSALRLTVFICLPAAMGLFLLATPLSTMLFDVPEAGIPLRYVSWGVIFVCLQQTSSSILQGINKPKIPAINLFLGAALNAYLNFNLTAIPTIGIRGAAFATASGFCLAAILNLLAIGKLIGYDYNYSNMILKPILATLIMGLSISPVYGQIIKLTDKNILATLGAVIFGAVVYSTVLLISGAVQERDIKLVPKIGDKLAKFLTRIGLVRG is encoded by the coding sequence ATGGATGAGGATAATAAACAAGGGTTTTTACAAGGGGCATTAATTTTAACTTTAGCCGCATTTATTAGTAAATCAATGGGGCTGGTTTATAGAATCCTCTTAACCCGCTTAATTAATAAAGAAGGAATAGGACTCTACCAGATGGCTTATCCAATCTATACAATTATTTTAGTCATTTCTAGATCGGGGATTCCAGTAGCAATTTCAAAGTTAGTTTCTGAAAAAATTGCTGAGAATAATCGTAAGAGTGCATATAGAATTTTTCGAATTGCTTTAAGTATTAGTGTTGTATTAGGATTAATATTCTCGGTAGGCTTAATTTTAACAGCTAAGCCTATTGCTGAAAATATATTAAGAGACTCTAGGGCTTTTTATTCAGTTTTGGCTATAGCTCCTGCTATTTTCTTTGTTTCAATAATGGCTTCTTACCGCGGTTTTTTTCAAGGATTACAGACTATGAATCCTACTGCAATTTCACAAGTAGTAGAACAATTAGTTAGAATGAGCACTATGTTACTTTTGGCTTATTTTTTATTATCGAAAGGTGTTGAATTTGCTGCAGCTGGAGCTGCTTTTGGAGCGGTTACAGGGGCTATTGCTGGATTAGGGGTTTTGCTTTATATCTATGGGAAGCATAAGCAGGCGATTAATAAATTTGCTTTAAGTGGTGAAGGAGATAAGACTCCTGTTTATAAAATACTTCATAGAATAGCTACTCTAGCTATCCCGGTTACTTTTGGTGCATTAGTTTTACCATTAATGCAATTTGTAGATGCTACTTTGATTCCTTGGAGATTGCAAGAAGCAGGTTTTACTGTTCATGAAGCGACAGGTTTATATGGTGATTTCGCAGGAATGGCTATGGTGTTAGTTAATTTTCCTACAATCATTACTGTTTCATTGGCTGCTAGTTTAGTTCCTGCTATTTCAGAAGCCTTTGCTCTGGGTAAGAATGCTCTGATTAAGGCTAGAACTCAATCAGCTTTAAGATTAACAGTTTTTATCTGTCTACCAGCGGCGATGGGATTATTTTTGTTAGCCACCCCACTTAGTACGATGTTATTTGATGTTCCAGAAGCTGGGATTCCTTTAAGGTATGTTTCTTGGGGAGTTATTTTTGTTTGTTTGCAACAGACTTCTTCTAGTATTCTCCAAGGGATAAATAAACCTAAGATTCCTGCTATTAACTTATTTTTGGGGGCAGCTTTGAATGCTTATTTGAATTTTAATTTAACAGCTATTCCAACTATTGGTATCCGAGGAGCTGCATTTGCTACTGCTTCAGGTTTTTGTTTAGCTGCAATTTTGAATCTATTAGCTATCGGGAAATTAATTGGTTATGATTATAATTATAGCAATATGATATTAAAACCAATTTTAGCAACATTAATTATGGGGTTATCAATTAGCCCAGTTTATGGACAGATTATTAAATTAACAGATAAGAATATACTTGCTACTTTAGGCGCTGTTATTTTTGGAGCAGTTGTATACTCTACAGTTCTTCTAATTAGTGGAGCGGTACAAGAAAGAGATATTAAATTGGTTCCTAAAATCGGAGATAAGTTAGCCAAATTTTTAACTAGAATTGGACTAGTGAGGGGATAA